The Hippopotamus amphibius kiboko isolate mHipAmp2 chromosome 3, mHipAmp2.hap2, whole genome shotgun sequence genomic interval TGCCAGACCTAGGCAGCATCCTCTGTGCCTTGTCTACAAAAGTGTGCCATGTGGCTGTGCAGTCACACAGAGCCCAGTTCAAATCTTCACTCCAAGCCCTggccagtgcttggcacatagctgGTGCACAATAAATGACAATTAATGTACAATAAGTATTTAGtattttctggagtttttttaaactagtgttttgtttttttaagatttttttttttttgatgtggaccagtcttaaagtctttattgaatttgttacaatattgcctctgttttatgttttggttttttggccacaaggcatgtgggatcttagctccccaaccagggatcaaacccgcaacccctgcattggaaggcgaagtcttaaccactggaccagcagggaagttccCTAAGTAGTGtttttttatgttaattctttttgtctttattgagttaatttataatgttgtattagtttcaggggtagagcaaagtgatgcagttatgtatatatatatgcatatgtatattctttttcagattcttttccattataggttattacgggATATTGAGTAttgttccttgtgctatacagtaggtccacgTCATTTACCTAGCTAGTTGTcacttgtggggttttttctcttttattttaatctttctagGGGAAAAATATCAATGGTCATTTTAACTATAATTAAACTTGTTTTcactataaatgagaaaatgtaagtTGCTAGATTTGAAAAAAAGCAAGTCATTTTTGTCCTCTCTTTTTGTTGTGAAATATACGTaacaaaattttccattttaactacttttaagtgtacaattcagtggcattaagtacctgcacagtgttgtgcaaccggCACCGCTGtgcatttccagaactttttcatcatcccagctgcaacttttgtatccattcagcactaactccccatttccctctccctgcAGCTCCTGGTAACTTCTGTTCTCCTTGCTGTCTCTGTAAATTTCCCTACTCTAAGtgcctcacataagtggaatcatgcaatattgtctttttgtgtctggcttatttcacttagcacagtgctttcaTTCACATTGTAGCATGAATCAAAGTTTCATTCCTTTATAGGGCTGAATCGTGATCCATTGCATGTACACACCAcagtttgcttattcattcatcttcGTATATCTCCCTTCTCTTTTACAGCTCTTCAAATTCATCAACTTTAACAGGACCATGAGTCAGCTCTCCACAACCATGTCTCGCTGTGCCAAAGATCTCTTTGGCTTTGCAATTAtgttcttcattattttcttagcaTATGCTCAGTTGGCATACCTTGTCTTTGGCACTCAGCTTGATGACTTCAGTACTTTCCAAGAGTGTATGTAAGTATAtggaaattaagaagaaaaatgtaatcaGAGATAGCGCTGCCTTCTCAAGGTTAAAGAAATCTTCATGGTGGCTATTTAACTACCAAGTGTTTAAACGTAGttgtttaaaatgagaattaattCTCTTTCCCAGAAATATTGACCTATCAATGCAAAGATGACAATACATTCTGAAATGCTAATGTTTAAGATAAGGCCCCAAAGTGGTAAGATATAGAAGAATAGCTATAGTAAACTAACTCTGATCCAAAGACTGAGGTCTTCTTAGCACCAAATGCAGATAGTAGCATTTAAGAGACCTTTGCctatatttttattcctattaaaTATTGTTGCCATAAATTTCAAACTTCAgcttattttctaagaaaagaaaaaaggtatttCTAATATTCTAGGAGATGCTCAAACCAATACAggaattttcagtcttttcccaCAGTTCTCAAATATGATATGAAAAACACTATCAGACTTCCACATCACTTAGAAAGGAGTTAGGAAAGAAGATGATTCTGATAATAGAAGATCATAGGGCTTTGTGCATGAGGATCCCTAATGAATGTTGCTATTTGATGAAAGTTAGGATGGAAACACTGTTACTGATTAAGACCCAGCATCGGGCAACATGCAGCAATTCTTGACCCCACTTCAAGTGCATTGAAATATTGGATCTTCAAACGTGTACAATTTTGGCTATccttcaaaaatctttttttcttaagagattTTACATTTAGACTCAGGGTGACCATGGTGAAGGTGTAGAGTTATAATATTTTACCCAGATCATGTTTTAACTTCTTAGAACCTGTTGCTTTATAAGTCATCTAATAATACACTTTCTTTTTACCAAATGGAGATAACATATTTAGCATGAAAGCATATTATTTTGATTCTAGAAGGTTTTAGTTGCTCATATAAGTAACGAGTTTTCCAAAGGGGCTGACAATTTTCTATTATTTGGCAGTTTTccacactaattaaaaaaaaaaaaaggtccaaaaGTATGAAATCATCTTTTAAGAAACGTTCAGTCAAAAGAAGGCTGGACATTCTTTGCTTTTGTATTGTGGtgttgtgctttgttttatttttatagcttcaCGCAATTCCGTATCATTTTGGGTGATGTGAACTTCGCAGAGATTGAGGAAGCTAATCGAGTTTTGGGGCCAATTTATTTCACTACATTTGTGTTCTTTACGTTCTTCATTCTTCTGGTACGTACACCGTTGTTTATAGTGAGGTGGTTTCAACTTCATAAACCACCACCCTAAATCATCATATCTTCTTTTCCCTCACACTTAGTTCCCTATCAAGTTTTTAAAGACtaaggaagtagaaaaaaatgcagatattagaaaacatattttattttacgtCTCATCCATTCAGTTTTGTCCTCACCAAATAACTTTTCCATgatctttcatatatatatatgtactcaaTGCAAAAAAAGAGATCAAGTGCAAATTTATAGTTACCTAAAGTAGTGCTTTGCCTAAGAAGTAGAATATGCTTACATGCTTTCTTTAACACAGACATCAGCACTTTCATAGTCACTTGCTTGCCTggcttttcatttctctccttcttcttttcttttgaaaaaatagaaactgacAAGGCACGCCAGATGCAGGGTGTCAGGAGTAACATTTGAGTGAATTATCGCTTGTCAAGATCAAGATAGGTTGTTTTAACTTAATCATATTTAATATATCTGGAGACTGCCTACAAAGAATATTcagattttcatttaaaactaaATCTCACAGTGAATGGAAATGGCTTTcagtattattttcaaaaatagttcctttattcttttgatttggtacaaatgcacatttttaacattttggccTTAAATTAATTAAGATTTTCTAAAAGGCATCTTGTTCTTCATcttaatatttatacatttctttgtCCATTCCACTAGGAAAATATTAAGTTAGATTAACCTAGGCatggatatttttcatttaaacactAATACTTAAGATTTTCCTTATATTAACCATCTTAAGAAAAAtacattgtttccatttttaatcaattttatagCGATCCTTTGTATACAATTCATTAATTTAGTTGTAAGAGCTTCAGAGTTGGTCCAGGTATTTAGTGGTTAAGTATACATATCTACTGATTGAGAATTAGATGTACTTTAATCGGACTGAAAAAGTCAGGAATAGCATTCAAATCATTTTATATCTTGCTATATGCATGTATCATGATTAGTTTTAAACTTGAGTCTCTTAAAAGTTTCTCTTCCCTGttatatattaaaggaaaaaatagaggGAAGAGTGAGCCTTTGCTGGTCTCTAACATTGGTAGTACTTTGACTTCTGGAGCAGCTGAGTCCCTGAATCTCTACTAAGAGAACAAAAATCAGGAATTGAGAGTTCTGCTGAGGACCCTTTAGCTGACTTCAGGCCACCTGAGTTTTCTTTGTACTTTAATCTGCCAAGTGAGGGACATGAACTTGGCCACTGGAAATGCTCAAATGTGGACTTGTTTGAATGTTGTCCTCTAGTAGGCAGTACCTCCTATATTATTTAGTCATTTTATTCAGATCAGTCACTAGAATATGAAAAGCTCTTagttatactgaaatatttatttccactACTGCACAAAAAAGGAATTGTTCTCCTTGCACCCTCCAGAGAGGGGAGGCTACTGTTgatacaaatctttttttttttttaatggccaacCAAGTGCCGGGCTGGCCACCGTTCTGAGACAACTGCCAGGTGTTAATGTGTTGCCCCCACTTAAGAAGCCACAGTGGTGTGAGGTGGCTTGGCTAAGCCAGGAAGCAAAAGCCCCACCATCAACAGGGAAAGACCTCCTATTGCAAGGTCCATTCCACAGTTAAGTGAAGCTTGTGGGACAGAATGGAGTGGAGGTGAACTTCCTCTCCCCACACCTTCACAAGCCATTCTCAGCCACTTTCCATTTTTTGAAATCTCTTCAGAGGACACACACTTTAATCCATTTCAACTAAGACATTTGCAGGCATTAGCTAACAATCATTTGGAAACAGAAGTAAAACATTAGATGCCTGTGTTGGAGGGGCAAAGGTGGGAGGCGGTCGACTGACTGCAACTGTCTGCCCTTAGAATCAAGCATTAAGCCAGGAacttaagtgtattttatattctgttctcATTTCTGCTACAGAATCTTAAACATTATTCCTCCTTAATTCATAGAGATGTAGTAGTTCATTAAAATAATAGAGCTCTCATTTGCTCATTCAtcagtcattcaataaatatttagagcCACTATattccaggcattgtgctgggtcCTGGGGATGCAAGTCGTAAGGAAAATAGATACCAACCCTCCCCTCATGAAGATTCCACAGACTTGTGGGGAAAACAGACGTAATACACAACCGCATAGTCACAAACCACAGCTACatgctaaaaaggaaaaacaatggaagagcaTGTTAAAGGGCCTGATCAGTTGGgtgtggttctttgagaaaactCTTTGGAAACAGGTATTGGAAATACAAACCATTATAGTGGGGAAGGGACAAGTCAGGAAAATGAACTAACCActactgaataataataataataactataaattatGTAGCACCTCCCATCCGTTAGGCCCTGTCTTAAGCGCTTTACATAGATGAACTcattaatccttacaacaaatcTATAGGGGAGGTACTactatttctcccattttataaatgcaaaataaataaataaataaataaataaataaaatttcagattagGAGTAGAAAAGTTACACAATATAGTCTTGGCAGTGCCAAGACAGAAACCCAAGTTTGCTTGACTGCAAAGTCTATATCTTTTCCACTAAGCTTTTCTTGCTTATCTTCCTACTAGGCCTACCATGTTTCTGTTTGCAGAGGTCTTTTTAACGTCTTAAAATATGTTCTGTGAATCTCaaataatataacaatatttGGAGTAAGCATAGAATTCCACTTGTCTGTATTGACTTTTGAAATTTTGAGGAGCTATGTAGAATTCTACACCTCTAATAATTTatgtcaaatgaaaaaaatgtagagaacatagataagcaaaaataataaaataatctcaCCATTCATAGGTAAATacgttaatattttatttcattcttttttttgcaaaatatatCATAGTGTATGGTTTTGTAAGTAAGGATATATattgcattttccttttccataacAATGGAAAAACTAATTTTCGCAAAGAATTTGGTAGCCAAACTATTAACTGATGACTGCTTAAAATacgcaaatttaaaaaaaaaaaggcatgtgtCAAATTTTAGATtgacatttacaaaatatatttaggtTTCTCCTTTAATGTCTACCTTCCTTTGATTTTCATACAGAATATGTTTTTGGCCATCATCAATGATACTTACTCTGAAGTTAAATCTGATTTGGCCCAGCAGAAAGCTGAAATGGAACTCTCAGATCTTATCAGAAAGGTATGACAAGCCCTAATTCTCAGAATcgttttattttctatataaaatgaACATTGTTTCAGCTAGATTGCCAAATCAACATTGATCCAttgacacatttaaaataaagagtaGATTGCTCTGTTCCAGGAATAATTTAAATGTTCTGTAGGTTGGAGATAGAGAGGGATATAATGCTAGGTTGAACTTAAATTCTGGGAATCCTTTAATGCCCTACAATTAAATTCTCAATAATCTCTTTTGCCTCTTAAGAGCTGAGCTGCTGCATTCATCCCCTGTTATTTTATGTTGACCCCTCCCCTAGCCGGCTCTCACTTTCAGATCCAGAGTTCTGGATAAATGGAAAGGGAACATTATATAAAGACATTTTCCCTTCTTCTATCTTAAttacgattaaaaaaaaaagttttagaggCAGATATTTTGTTGTTCCCTCTTTACCTTTGACCTTCCAGGGAAGTTTTAAGATAGTCAAAGGAAAAAGTCTGTGGAGCAAGGCCACAGCCGAAGGGCCTGAGAACTTTCACTTATGCACCTTCTCAGGAAGCGTTAAATTGTTAAATGGAAGGGCAGGACAGGAAAGCCGGCAGCTTTGTTCTTCCCAATGTGACTTCTTTACttgatttaaagtataaaactTAAGCAACAACAAATAACTTCATCTGAAGCACACAGCTTGTTCCCTATCATCGTTCTGCTAAGATACAGTGGCTCCTTGAccataatatttttctgtttggttcAAACCACAGGACAATGTTGTCTGTGAATCATGTTGAAACTGAGAACTTCCACTTTGTAAAACAAAGCTCCTTGGACAGGACCTAACATTTGTGTTACCCTGAGTTTTGCATAATAGTTGATTACATTCTAGCAAATCCCCAGGGTAATACAGGCAGTCCTCACTTTGTACTTTGGTTCTGATGTGCACAATTTCAATGATTTCAGTTAAGTAACACCAGCCTCTGAGTTCAAACTTCAGTGATTGCAGTATACTGACTAATAGCATAAAGTACAAACCACTTTCAATTATCACAGTTTATTTCAGTTATCATATTGTATTAACTCTGTGGTAGCCCAAAGGACAAACTTCACTACTAGATCTACAGATCATTAGATAAATAACAGATATGCATCATAATCAGTGACTCATAATGTCACGTCTTTCAAAGTCAAGGATTAGTCCCTGAGCATCTGCTATTCAGTTTATGCACAAAACTTGTAGTTGTGTTGCATCCTTATCTCCCAGTGATAAACCCACGTGACATTTTACAAACATGCATAATTAAAAAGAGGGAGTAGGCCAGCAAAGAAGAAAGTATAGCAAAGAAATCAAGAATGATAACActggaaatgaaattgaaaacaaacgtAATGGATTTATAGAAGAAATACATCGCTGGCCATGGAACTGTTGACACCGCCACCATTCTGACTGCTAGCCTGTGGTCACCACTCAGCGAAGGCAAATTTATCAACATAAATAAGGAAAGTGATTGTTACAAGTAGGATGAACATGTCTCAGAGGAAGTGACACTGGCAACAAATTTCACATTAAAGGAACTCTTGGAGATATTTCACAACTTTGAAAGTGCAAGGGATAAAATGTTGCAAGCTGACAGAGGTTAAGAAAGGATTCTGGTAACTCATGAAGGCTAGAAAAGATTCTTACTCTATTGTACGTTATACAGCAACCAGAAGAAGGCAAGCACTGTTCAAACTACTCCAGatatattttttacaaagaagtaaaactttaattttcaatGTTTCTACTGTTTAAAATGTCAACATactaaatattcattttactatttttcaaatttccctaAAATTTATAACCAACACCAAGgcagtttttaatgttttgacaaaagttttaaaagtcaCAGAACAATCATAATTTTTCCCATTGATTATTTGCATCGCTTCACACAGTTGCATGGTCATTCGTACAGCCCTGAGCTGCCATGCACAGCAAGATCTGCCTGCGGTGTATTAGTGAAAAATCCTCACCTCCAtgtcactgaaatttttttttacacatgtGACATTTGTAAGGAAATtaccaactgtgaaataatatagaaaataattaacCCATGACTCaggtttcttaattttcttaagaaCTGTTGCACAAAAGTCCCAGGAGGCTCCTCAGGAGAATGGAATGGAAGACCCATCTGTCTCCTCCAAacccaaaaaaaagaaatctttttccaaGGAGGAGATGGTTAGTAGTGACCTTGAAGAGACAGCTGGCAGTGGAACTCTTCCCAAGAGGAAGAAATCTTTTCCCAAAGAGGAACCAGTTAGTGACCCTGAAGAGTCAGGAAATAAGAGGGtccccaagaaaaagagaaaattctcttCCAAGAAGGAGCCCATCAGCAGTGGACCTGAAGAGGCTGTTGCTGGCAAAAGCAGCggctccaagaaaaagaaaaagctccaaAAGCTCTCCCAGAAAAATTAGAACGGACACTTCCCTACTGGGGCATAATTTGCAGAGACATTTCCCAACCCATTCCCTATagcccaataaaaataaaaacaaacaaacaaacaaaaacccaaagagaccaaaaaaaggaaaaagaagaaaaaaactttccaCATTCCTATGTATTTTGAGGCAGACAGCTATGGAATGTAGTGATTTTCATTCCTGTAACCTAAACGTGAATACACACCAAAAGGCCCCTAGTTCTTCTCCATTTACTGAAAGACCCTGACTCTTCCCATATAACTCCCACAAGAGCTTCACAGACAGCTTGGGGTGCATCCGTCATTCATCTAACATGTACTTGTTTTGTGGCCCACGTACATCAGGCACTGTTCTGGTCACTGGGTTTACAAGTAGTTACCGCTATAATTGGAAGGCAGAGCAAATGCAAAAGGAGGACAAACTAAATCAAGTCTTTTCTTTCCAACAGGGCTACCATAAAGCTTTGGTCAAactaaaactgaagaaaaataccGTGGATGACATTTCAGAGAGTCTGCGGCAAGGGGGTGGCAAGTTAAACTTTGATGAACTTCGACAAGATCTCAAAGGGTAAGAATCACACTCTCTGTGGCCCTGGGAAAGCCCTTACATAAAGATAAATCCTTGGTGATAAGTCTTTTTCTGGCCCAAGTACTcaaaaagacactttttttttttttctggcactgTTGTAAGAGGAGGACTGGCCCTGACTCAGCAGTTTCTGCTTTCCTCTGCATGTGGGTGTCTCTGTGTTTGGGTTGGACCATGTACATGAATGAGCTCATCTGTAACCTCTCACTCATTTCAGGAAGGGCCATACTGATGCAGAAATTGAGGCAATATTCACAAAGTATGACCAGGATGGAGACCAAGAACTGACTGAAcatgaacaccagcagatgagaGATGACCTGGAAAAAGAGAGGGTGGGTCTAGTTAGGAGAATGTAATTGATTCATACCTACCATGTGTAAACACCTTACTAAGTAGGGCTTATtgagagcatgtgtgtgtgtttcttctctgtttccctctctctttctctttctctccatttatGTAGTAGTACCCTGCTTACTCCAAAAAGGATGGGAGTTTAGGGGGAGAgtggatacgtgtatatgtatggctgagctgctttgctgtgcacctgaaactatcacaacattgttaattgactatcctccaatataaaataaaaagttaaaaaaatgtattaaaacatGATGTtagcataaaaatgtaaaaaaaactgaagcaaaacaaaactgagatataaaactgaacattaatgaaactaaaaaaatgTGTTGCACAAAAATACACATGCTTAATAAGATTGAATGACAAATTTAGCCCTAAACTTTCTAGTTACGCCCTTGAGGGGAAACCTCTGTAGTTACCTACTTCACAATTTCCatgagaatgggaaaaaaagatttctcaggagagagaaaattaattaattgttcTTTAAAtcatcatttataataaaataaaactaacagctgCCTTCCATGTGAACACTTACTATGAAACTTAAAAATGAACTTACATGagcttttataatcagaaaaaaataattgacagCTTTAACATtaactttaaaagtaaatggttactttgctgtatagtagaaactaacacaacattgtaaagcaagtatactccaataaaaatttttaaaaaagaaaaaaatacacacacacaaaataaagtaaaaataaataaaataaatgattaagcaaaccaaaaaaaaaaaaaaatccatggtaaTTGAGGTACAGAGAATACAAATTAATATCATGCAAAAAAGTTAGTTTCCTTTGAGGAGCTAGTACAGAACAGTGGTTTCTAAATGCTGCTCCACAGAACAGTGCCAGTAGGTGAAAAGCTTCACCAGTCATAGTGAAATGCGAACAGGAAGACAAGTAAAATTCCCACATGGCTGTATTTAGTAAGACTCTTATTCTGAGATTGTATCCTTCCTCACTTTGTAACTATTACATGTGTTAACTTTTATGAAAAGATGATAATATATGTCttcacttactttttttctttgctttgctgtGTTTTTACTGTTCTTTCTTGTCCAAACAAAAAGTTAGCAACTTCTTGCTGGTCATTAAAATCTGTTTTGAAAATGTGCCAATCCGTGAAGTTGAAAAGTATGAGAATCACAGTCTGGTGTTCGCCTCACAGAAATCCTAGGTAAATGGCACACACCCACTTCCCATTTGCCCATCCCCTCAGTGAAGTTTCTGTGAGCTCTCGGGGTTCCTGCTCATCACTCCATGATCCCATGTTCTTCAGGAGGACCTGGACTTGGATCACAGCTCTTTACCGCGCCCCATGAGCAGCCGAAGCTTCCCTCGAAGCCTGGATGACTCTGAGGAAGATGATGATGAAGACAGTGGGCATAGTTCCAGAAGGAGGGGAAGCATCTCCAGTGGGGTCTCTTACGAAGAGTTTCAAGTGTAAGTGTACAGGAATTGGCAGAAATTGAGTTGACAAGAGTCAAAATGACACTAAGTAGTTTCTCCCACCTCTCTCAACTTGTCATTTCCATTACTAATtatcaagggtttttttttatgacttttattggtgtttttttctttttataaaagtaatatgaacattagaaaaaaaaattagcaaataaaaaacaaaagaaaacattaaaatctcTCATATTCCTACCAACCAAAAATATCAGTTAACATTTTGgggtttgtgttttcatttacatgtgtttatttttttatgtttttatggcctagcatagggtatatcctggagaatgttccatgtgcatttgatgTGTGTTCTGTTGTTGTTGAGTGGAATGTTCTATAGATGTTTGTTAGGTCTGCCTGGTTTATAGTGTTATTCAGTTCTTTTATCTCCTTGTTGTTCTGCCTAGTTTTATCCACTTTTTGAAAATGGGGTATTAAATTCCCCAGCTGTTATTATTAAGTTgtctacttcatttctttttttttttaatttatttttttattggctgagttgggtcttcattgctctgtgtgggctttctctagttgaggagagtggcagctactcttcattgtggtgcatgggctcctcattgtggtggcttctcctgttgtggagcatgggctctaggcacatgggcttcagtagttgcagcatgtgggctcaatagttgtggctcatagggtctagaacacaagctcagtagttatggcacacaggcttagttgcatgtgggatcttcctggaccagggtgtAACCATGTCcgctacattggcaggcagattcttaaccactgccccaccagggaagtccttgtctacttcatttttatgaagttttactttatgtattttggaattctgttgttaggtgcatacatgTTTGTAATTGGTAATTATAATAGTGTAGCCCTCCACTAGGAGTTGACAGGAGAGGGGTGGGTGTTCTTTGCTGCACCCACCCCTAGTGGAGCTCTGTCACACTGAGCtagggagcaggagagagagagcagattGAGGCTCAAATACCACTCATTCTCATTCTTCTTACTGAAATTTAGTGGATTTCCTTAAATACAATCTTCTTCATTTGTTGTATGCCCTTTAAagtatttatataacattttgtttattcaaaataatagAATCATACATGAGCATACTATTTTCTTAACTGatttatttacattataaatAACATCATTCTATTTCATCATAAGAATGTGAACATCATTCTGTTGCATTAAATATTCTGTCACAATATAATTTCTGGTGTCTTCTTAGAATTCTGTTGTATAGATGAACAATAATATATTTAAGCAATCttctgttaatttttaatataaccatTTTTCAGTGACCCACTATTGATAAGCAGAACCCTAGGGAATATCCTTGCAGCCAACAATTACACATATACTTATGtcctttaaaactttttgaaaaatggaatatCTGAATGAAAGGATAGGCATACCTTTTTCTGATAAGCATATTTCTGATACAAAAAAGTTGTGCCAGTtagcattcccaccagcagtgtatgagagtttctCTCTAAGGTTTGAGACTATTTAGAAAGTGTTTTAGATTATAAtatcgtttaaaaaaaaaaaaaaacttagcatTTCCATTTGACAAACCAGCTGGGCTGAAAAGCCAACAATACAAAGTGGCTTTGGCCCTCTCAACTGTGGTTTCCTGCAGCCTAGTGAGACGGGTGGACCGAATGGAGCACTCCATTGGCAGCATCGTGTCCAAGATTGATGCTGTGATAGTGAAGCTGGAGATCATGGAGCGGGccaaactgaagaggagggaggtGCTGGGAAGGCTGCTGGACGGAGTGACTGAGGTCAGTGATCATCTGCAACAGAAACACCTTAATTTATAAGATATCAGGGTCGTAGTCTGCAACCCTTAATctgagaggattttttttctccacatctgcagatCAGGAAAATGATAACCCCTTAATACTCCTCACACTGATGCTACTGCCTCACTGGACTATAGAGTTATGCAAAACAACTTACTCCAATGATTCTGAGAATTGCTATTAAGGCTGCTACTGCTCCAGCCTTACCTAAGTACAGATTATTGGGTCCCCAGATTTCCTAAGGCAATTTCTAAGTACAAGAGTGTGCGTCCCTCTGCCTTAACatcttggtttctttttcctttattaggaTGCAAGGCTGGGTCGTGACAGTGAAATCCACAGGGAACAGATGGAACGACTAGTGCGGGAAGAGTTGGAACGCTGGGAATCCGATGATGCAGCTTCCCAAATAAGTCATGGTTTCGGCACACCTGTGGGACTGAATGGTCAGCCCCGCCCCAGGAGCGCCCGCCCTTCTTCCTCCCAGTCGACAGAAGGAATGGAAGGTGGAGGTGGAAATGGGAGTTCCAATATCCATGTGTAGGACATGTGCTAGTATCTGTGTTCTTAATaggtgagaaggtggctgtccTGAGTTGCCGTAACAAGTACACTATTTATATGCCCTGACCACCATATGATGCGGGTCTTTGTGACCAATCGTTAATTCTTCTGCactttaatttattttagataAACTTTgcccatggatcaaagaagatgttttttctttttctcatataaGAAATCCAGGTGTAAATATTgagtacagaaaaaaaagtctttgtaaaGTATATTGAGTGGTATGCCC includes:
- the PKD2 gene encoding polycystin-2 isoform X2 gives rise to the protein MIIRPKKNINARDEVISSKCLWGTRLMEERSTDREKYLKSVLRELATYLLFLIVLCILTYGMMSSSVYYYTRIMSQLFLDTPVSKTEKTNFKTLSSMEDFWKFAEGALLDGLYWKMQPNNRTEANNRSFIYYENLLLGVPRIRQLRVRNGSCSIPLDLRDEIKECYDVYSVSSEDRAPFGPRNGTAWIYTSERDLNGSGHWGMITAYSGAGYYLDLSRTREETAAQVANLKKNVWLDRGTRATFIDFSVYNANINLFCVVRLLVEFPATGGVIPSWQFQPVKLIRYVTTFDFFLAACEIIFCFFILYYVVEEILEIRIHKLHYFRSFWNCLDVVIIVLSVVAIGINIYRTSNVEVLLQFLEDQNTFPNFETLAYWQIQFNNIAAVIVFFVWIKLFKFINFNRTMSQLSTTMSRCAKDLFGFAIMFFIIFLAYAQLAYLVFGTQLDDFSTFQECIFTQFRIILGDVNFAEIEEANRVLGPIYFTTFVFFTFFILLNMFLAIINDTYSEVKSDLAQQKAEMELSDLIRKGYHKALVKLKLKKNTVDDISESLRQGGGKLNFDELRQDLKGKGHTDAEIEAIFTKYDQDGDQELTEHEHQQMRDDLEKEREDLDLDHSSLPRPMSSRSFPRSLDDSEEDDDEDSGHSSRRRGSISSGVSYEEFQVLVRRVDRMEHSIGSIVSKIDAVIVKLEIMERAKLKRREVLGRLLDGVTEDARLGRDSEIHREQMERLVREELERWESDDAASQISHGFGTPVGLNGQPRPRSARPSSSQSTEGMEGGGGNGSSNIHV